Proteins encoded together in one Heliangelus exortis chromosome 13, bHelExo1.hap1, whole genome shotgun sequence window:
- the HERPUD1 gene encoding homocysteine-responsive endoplasmic reticulum-resident ubiquitin-like domain member 1 protein encodes MAEAMPMLPLLVRSPSQRHPDLRLRADPTWTVRRLKAELRRLVPEAPPEDDQRLIYCGKLLLDHHYLRDLLPKQGELHALHLVYNFKTPANLQKNNAEVRAAQPKSPLGASPAPASSNQRSSSSAEASDSLLTNVLNFFPRFQPAHHPFQPVTSGFSAYTAYSMLQISWLQQLYAGQYYMQYLASTAASADPSHAQRSQELPVAPVTPPAPLSHPFPPQNQPGNQDAAAQVNAAANPNLRMNAQGGPLMEEEEEGGNRDWLDWLYSATLFYVFVNIIYFYSSVSRFLLVMGGTVLMYLHRVGWLPFRQRAAQPFPGNAPPQAAVNQDQNNNLQGGDAERADESEAPPDGGQVLQELQQASPSLMSTAWVFFKTFFASLLPEGPGVFQN; translated from the exons ATGGCGGAGGCGATGCCGATGCTGCCGCTGCTCGTCCGCAGCCCCTCGCAACGACACCCGGACCTGCGCCTTCGTGCCGACCCCACCTGGACCGTTCGCCGCCTTAAGGCCGAGCTGCGCCGCCTCGTGCCCGAGGCACCG CCTGAAGACGACCAAAGGCTGATTTATtgtgggaagctgctgctggatcATCATTATCTGAGAGACCTGCTGCcaaag CAGGGGGAGCTGCATGCTCTTCATTTGGTGTACAACTTCAAGACTCCTGCAAATCTTCAAAAAAACAATGCAGAG GTTAGAGCTGCTCAGCCAAAATCACCACTGGGAGCCAGTCCAGCACCAGCTTCCTCAAACCAGAGATCCTCTTCTTCAGCAGAGGCCAGTGACAG TTTGCTAACAAATGTATTGAACTTTTTCCCAAGGTTTCAGCCAGCTCACCACCCTTTCCAACCTGTCACCTCTGGCTTCTCTGCTTACACAGCCTACAGCATGCTTCAGATCTCCTGGCTTCAGCAGCTCTATGCAGGACAATATTACATGCAATA CTTGGCTTCTACTGCTGCATCTGCTGACCCCTCCCATGCACAACGCTCTCAGGAGCTACCAGTGGCCCCAGTGacacctccagctcccctctcaCACCCCTTTCCTCCACAAAATCAGCCTGGaaaccaggatgctgctgcccaggTTAATGCTGCAGCCAACCCAAACTTGAGGATGAATGCCCAAGGGGGCCCCCTcatggaggaagaggaggagggtggcAATCGAGATTGGCTGGACTGGCTCTACTCAGCAACACTCTTCTATGTTTTTGTCAACATTATCTATTTCTACTCCAGTGTCAGCAGATTCCTCCTGGTGATGGGTGGCACTGTGCTGATGTACCT GCACCGTGTTGGGTGGCTTCCCTTCAGacagagagcagctcagcccttccCAGGCAATGCTCCTCCTCAAGCTGCTGTAAACCAGGACCAGAACAATAACTTGCAG GGAGGAGATGCAGAGAGAGCAGATGAATCTGAGGCCCCTCCTGATGGGGGGCAGGTTTTACAAGAACTGCAGCAGGCCAGCCCCTCACTTATGA
- the PARD6A gene encoding partitioning defective 6 homolog alpha isoform X2, with the protein MAKHHRTPARSAEPVIEVKSKFDAEFRRFAMKRSGAGSFQDFYCLLQTVHQIPQLDVLLGYTDIHGDLLPINNDDNYHKALSSANPLLRVIIQKKESDAGVFNSNSLQRKKKGLLRPTQYRAKHLLISMPQDFRQISSIIDVDILPETHRRVRLHKHGSDKPLGFYIRDGVSVRVAPQGVEKVPGIFISRLVKGGLAESTGLLAVSDEILEVNGIDVAGKSLDQVTDMMVANSHNLIITVKPANQRNNVIRSSKASGSSGVSTDSTPSQQTPSPASQYLSNYSTAESDEEGDLVIESDGAPLYLPGGCPNGGTTDGPLRRSLSPRSSRLSLQSLGSHNGSPGRGGGREDGTLLTL; encoded by the exons ATGGCCAAGCATCACCGCACACCGGCGCGTTCCGCCGAGCCCGTCATCGAGGTGAAGAGCAAG ttTGATGCTGAATTTCGCCGCTTTGCCATGAAGCGCTCCGGTGCTGGCAGCTTCCAGGACTTCTACTGCTTGCTGCAGACAGTGCACCAGATCCCACAGCTGGATGTGCTCCTGGGATACACAGACATCCACGGAGACCTCCTGCCCATCAACAATGATGACAACTACCACAAAGCCCTGTCCTCTGCCAACCCCCTCCTCAGAGTCATCATCCAGAAGAAGG AGTCTGACGCTGGTGTCTTCAACTCCAACTCCCTGCAGCGGAAAAAGAAGGGGCTGCTGCGGCCCACGCAGTACCGGGCCAAGCACCTCCTCATCAGCATGCCCCAGGACTTCAGGCAGATCTCTTCCATCATCGACGTGGACATCCTGCCCGAGACCCACCGCCGCGTGCGGCTCCACAAGCACGGCTCCGACAAGCCCCTGGGCTTCTACATCCGTGACGGCGTCAGCGTGCGCGTGGCCCCGCAGGGCGTCGAGAAGGTGCCCGGCATCTTCATCTCCCGCCTGGTGAAGGGCGGCCTGGCCGAGAGCACGGGCCTGCTGGCGGTCAGCGATGAGATCCTGGAGGTCAACGGCATCGACGTGGCCGGGAAGTCCCTGGACCAGGTGACGGACATGATGGTGGCCAACAGCCACAACCTCATCATCACCGTCAAGCCGGCCAACCAGCGCAACAACGTCATCCGCAGCAGCAAGGCCTCGGGCAGCTCCGGCGTCTCCACAGACAGCACCCCCAGCCAGCagacccccagccctgcctcccagtacctgaGCAACTACAGCACGGCCGAGAGCGACGAGGAGGGCGACCTGGTGATCGAGAGTGACGGCGCCCCGCTCTACCTCCCGGGGGGATGCCCCAACGGGGGCACCACAGACGGACCCCTCCGGCGCAGCCTGTCCCCACGCAGCTCCAGGTTATCCCTGCAGTCCCTTGGCAGCCACAATGGCAGCCCTGGCCGTGGCGGTGGGCGGGAGGACGGCACCCTCCTCACCCTATAG
- the PARD6A gene encoding partitioning defective 6 homolog alpha isoform X1 gives MAKHHRTPARSAEPVIEVKSKFDAEFRRFAMKRSGAGSFQDFYCLLQTVHQIPQLDVLLGYTDIHGDLLPINNDDNYHKALSSANPLLRVIIQKKAESDAGVFNSNSLQRKKKGLLRPTQYRAKHLLISMPQDFRQISSIIDVDILPETHRRVRLHKHGSDKPLGFYIRDGVSVRVAPQGVEKVPGIFISRLVKGGLAESTGLLAVSDEILEVNGIDVAGKSLDQVTDMMVANSHNLIITVKPANQRNNVIRSSKASGSSGVSTDSTPSQQTPSPASQYLSNYSTAESDEEGDLVIESDGAPLYLPGGCPNGGTTDGPLRRSLSPRSSRLSLQSLGSHNGSPGRGGGREDGTLLTL, from the exons ATGGCCAAGCATCACCGCACACCGGCGCGTTCCGCCGAGCCCGTCATCGAGGTGAAGAGCAAG ttTGATGCTGAATTTCGCCGCTTTGCCATGAAGCGCTCCGGTGCTGGCAGCTTCCAGGACTTCTACTGCTTGCTGCAGACAGTGCACCAGATCCCACAGCTGGATGTGCTCCTGGGATACACAGACATCCACGGAGACCTCCTGCCCATCAACAATGATGACAACTACCACAAAGCCCTGTCCTCTGCCAACCCCCTCCTCAGAGTCATCATCCAGAAGAAGG CAGAGTCTGACGCTGGTGTCTTCAACTCCAACTCCCTGCAGCGGAAAAAGAAGGGGCTGCTGCGGCCCACGCAGTACCGGGCCAAGCACCTCCTCATCAGCATGCCCCAGGACTTCAGGCAGATCTCTTCCATCATCGACGTGGACATCCTGCCCGAGACCCACCGCCGCGTGCGGCTCCACAAGCACGGCTCCGACAAGCCCCTGGGCTTCTACATCCGTGACGGCGTCAGCGTGCGCGTGGCCCCGCAGGGCGTCGAGAAGGTGCCCGGCATCTTCATCTCCCGCCTGGTGAAGGGCGGCCTGGCCGAGAGCACGGGCCTGCTGGCGGTCAGCGATGAGATCCTGGAGGTCAACGGCATCGACGTGGCCGGGAAGTCCCTGGACCAGGTGACGGACATGATGGTGGCCAACAGCCACAACCTCATCATCACCGTCAAGCCGGCCAACCAGCGCAACAACGTCATCCGCAGCAGCAAGGCCTCGGGCAGCTCCGGCGTCTCCACAGACAGCACCCCCAGCCAGCagacccccagccctgcctcccagtacctgaGCAACTACAGCACGGCCGAGAGCGACGAGGAGGGCGACCTGGTGATCGAGAGTGACGGCGCCCCGCTCTACCTCCCGGGGGGATGCCCCAACGGGGGCACCACAGACGGACCCCTCCGGCGCAGCCTGTCCCCACGCAGCTCCAGGTTATCCCTGCAGTCCCTTGGCAGCCACAATGGCAGCCCTGGCCGTGGCGGTGGGCGGGAGGACGGCACCCTCCTCACCCTATAG
- the PARD6A gene encoding partitioning defective 6 homolog alpha isoform X3, translating to MTTRRWQSAEGGQPQPWQCQQCDKEPANPSTQPCPRERGASSTSGSVRGGQEQVLAESDAGVFNSNSLQRKKKGLLRPTQYRAKHLLISMPQDFRQISSIIDVDILPETHRRVRLHKHGSDKPLGFYIRDGVSVRVAPQGVEKVPGIFISRLVKGGLAESTGLLAVSDEILEVNGIDVAGKSLDQVTDMMVANSHNLIITVKPANQRNNVIRSSKASGSSGVSTDSTPSQQTPSPASQYLSNYSTAESDEEGDLVIESDGAPLYLPGGCPNGGTTDGPLRRSLSPRSSRLSLQSLGSHNGSPGRGGGREDGTLLTL from the exons ATGACCACTCGGAGGTGGCAGAGTGCAGAGGgtgggcagccacagccctggcagTGTCAGCAGTGTGATAAGGAGCCAGCaaaccccagcacccagccGTGCCCACGGGAGAGAGGGGCCAGCAGCACCTCGGGAAGTGTGCGGGGAGGCCAGGAGCAAGTCCTGG CAGAGTCTGACGCTGGTGTCTTCAACTCCAACTCCCTGCAGCGGAAAAAGAAGGGGCTGCTGCGGCCCACGCAGTACCGGGCCAAGCACCTCCTCATCAGCATGCCCCAGGACTTCAGGCAGATCTCTTCCATCATCGACGTGGACATCCTGCCCGAGACCCACCGCCGCGTGCGGCTCCACAAGCACGGCTCCGACAAGCCCCTGGGCTTCTACATCCGTGACGGCGTCAGCGTGCGCGTGGCCCCGCAGGGCGTCGAGAAGGTGCCCGGCATCTTCATCTCCCGCCTGGTGAAGGGCGGCCTGGCCGAGAGCACGGGCCTGCTGGCGGTCAGCGATGAGATCCTGGAGGTCAACGGCATCGACGTGGCCGGGAAGTCCCTGGACCAGGTGACGGACATGATGGTGGCCAACAGCCACAACCTCATCATCACCGTCAAGCCGGCCAACCAGCGCAACAACGTCATCCGCAGCAGCAAGGCCTCGGGCAGCTCCGGCGTCTCCACAGACAGCACCCCCAGCCAGCagacccccagccctgcctcccagtacctgaGCAACTACAGCACGGCCGAGAGCGACGAGGAGGGCGACCTGGTGATCGAGAGTGACGGCGCCCCGCTCTACCTCCCGGGGGGATGCCCCAACGGGGGCACCACAGACGGACCCCTCCGGCGCAGCCTGTCCCCACGCAGCTCCAGGTTATCCCTGCAGTCCCTTGGCAGCCACAATGGCAGCCCTGGCCGTGGCGGTGGGCGGGAGGACGGCACCCTCCTCACCCTATAG